One genomic segment of Diceros bicornis minor isolate mBicDic1 chromosome 13, mDicBic1.mat.cur, whole genome shotgun sequence includes these proteins:
- the P3R3URF gene encoding PIK3R3 upstream open reading frame protein, producing the protein MGPSHRVRAPRPRGLRSPYRRPGMGWPRPRFPKMFKCSHRRYRQKPQGPAATTAAPNLGTLATGINNTHTATTSVWILPPQVLRHLCQPGSFLIL; encoded by the exons ATGGGGCCTTCTCACCGTGTCCGAGCCCCTCGGCCCCGGGGCTTAAGATCCCCCTATCGCAGGCCAGGTATGGGCTGGCCTCGGCCCCGGTTTCCCAAGATGTTTAAGTGTAGCCATAGAAGGTACCGGCAGAAACCCCAAGGCCCAGCTGCCACCACTGCAGCCCCCAATCTTGGCACCCTGGCCACGGGTATCAACAACACCCACACTGCCACCACCAGCGTGTGGATTCTTCCACCACAAG ttctCAGACACCTCTGTCAACCTGGCAGCTTCCTGATCCTCTAG